The proteins below are encoded in one region of Streptomyces cyanogenus:
- a CDS encoding nucleoside hydrolase, whose protein sequence is MTGQPIPVIIDCDTGVDDALALLFAVRHPGLDLRAVTCVAGNTDVDGVVRNTLTVLEQAGAPDIPVARGAERPLLEPARPAPVHGADGMGDLGLPAPARTAVAVDAVTLLHREILASPRPVTLVPTAPLTNIALLLRTHPEVTRNIERIVFMGGAVSTGNATPVAEFNVWHDPEAAAILLTAGVPITMYGLDVFRQVVVDSAEVHRLRTSAEPGTRLAGELLAHRPAHQGEPPEAEEAGGLGDAGAVCAVADPAGITTRLLPVEVSLAPGPTRGQTVVDRRPRLGESELHEGGRERALVDVALEVDADRYVKLYLETVRR, encoded by the coding sequence GTGACCGGTCAGCCCATCCCCGTGATCATCGACTGCGACACCGGGGTCGACGACGCCCTGGCCCTGCTGTTCGCCGTGCGCCACCCGGGACTCGACCTGCGGGCGGTGACCTGCGTGGCCGGGAACACCGACGTGGACGGGGTGGTCCGCAACACCCTCACCGTGCTGGAACAGGCGGGCGCCCCCGACATCCCGGTGGCGCGCGGCGCCGAGCGGCCGCTGCTGGAGCCCGCCCGCCCGGCCCCGGTGCACGGCGCCGACGGCATGGGCGACCTGGGCCTGCCCGCGCCCGCCCGGACCGCGGTGGCCGTCGACGCCGTCACCCTGCTGCACCGCGAGATCCTCGCCTCCCCGCGCCCGGTCACCCTCGTCCCGACCGCGCCGCTGACGAACATCGCACTGCTGCTGCGCACCCACCCGGAGGTGACCCGGAACATCGAGCGGATCGTGTTCATGGGCGGGGCGGTGAGCACCGGGAACGCCACCCCGGTCGCGGAGTTCAACGTCTGGCACGACCCGGAGGCCGCGGCGATCCTGCTCACCGCCGGGGTGCCGATCACCATGTACGGCCTGGACGTGTTCCGGCAGGTCGTCGTGGACAGCGCCGAGGTGCACCGGCTGCGCACCAGCGCCGAGCCCGGCACCCGCCTGGCCGGCGAACTGCTCGCGCACCGGCCGGCCCACCAGGGCGAGCCGCCGGAGGCGGAGGAGGCGGGCGGTCTCGGCGACGCCGGCGCGGTGTGCGCGGTCGCCGACCCGGCGGGCATCACCACCCGCCTCCTCCCGGTCGAGGTCTCCCTCGCCCCCGGCCCGACCCGCGGCCAGACCGTCGTCGACCGCCGCCCCCGCCTGGGCGAGTCCGAGCTCCACGAGGGCGGCCGCGAACGGGCCCTGGTGGACGTGGCCCTGGAGGTCGACGCGGACCGGTACGTGAAGCTCTACCTGGAGACGGTGCGCCGCTGA
- a CDS encoding HoxN/HupN/NixA family nickel/cobalt transporter produces MADAASFRWRREDTVKTVGLMAVIVALHVVAFGILYLLVAPRHYQVGTDVFGVGLGVTAYTLGMRHAFDADHIAAIDNTTRKLMADGKRPVSVGFWFALGHSSVVVLLALLIAGGTSLAGKVTDEGSTTHQVLGFLGTAVSGTFLYLIAALNLVALVGILKVFRAMRAGAYDEKELEQHLDSRGFMNRVLGRLTRSVSRPGQMYPLGFLFGLGFDTATEVTLMVMAGSGAAAGLPWYAILCLPLLFAAGMSLFDTLDGTFMNFAYQWAFSNPVRKVFYNLAITGLSIAVAFLIGTIELVGVLHEKFGLHDDVTGWIAGLDLDNVGYLIVGLFVVVWAAALAYWRLARVEERWTASATAAE; encoded by the coding sequence ATGGCCGATGCCGCGTCCTTCCGCTGGCGACGCGAGGACACCGTCAAGACGGTGGGGCTGATGGCGGTGATCGTCGCCCTGCACGTCGTCGCCTTCGGCATCCTGTACCTCCTGGTCGCCCCCCGCCACTACCAGGTGGGGACCGACGTGTTCGGGGTGGGCCTCGGTGTCACCGCCTACACCCTCGGCATGCGGCACGCGTTCGACGCCGACCACATCGCCGCGATCGACAACACCACCCGCAAGCTGATGGCCGACGGCAAGCGGCCGGTGTCGGTGGGGTTCTGGTTCGCGCTGGGGCACTCCAGTGTCGTCGTGCTGCTGGCGCTGCTCATCGCGGGCGGCACCTCGCTGGCGGGAAAGGTGACGGACGAGGGGTCCACCACCCACCAGGTGCTGGGCTTCCTCGGTACGGCGGTCTCCGGGACGTTCCTGTATCTCATCGCCGCCCTGAACCTGGTCGCCCTGGTCGGCATCCTCAAGGTGTTCCGGGCGATGCGCGCGGGGGCGTACGACGAGAAGGAGCTGGAGCAGCACCTGGACTCACGGGGGTTCATGAACCGCGTGCTCGGCCGGCTCACCAGGTCCGTGTCGCGCCCGGGGCAGATGTACCCGCTGGGCTTCCTGTTCGGGCTCGGCTTCGACACGGCCACCGAGGTGACGCTGATGGTGATGGCGGGCTCGGGCGCGGCGGCCGGGCTGCCCTGGTACGCGATCCTCTGCCTGCCCCTGCTCTTCGCCGCCGGAATGAGCCTGTTCGACACGCTCGACGGCACGTTCATGAACTTCGCCTACCAGTGGGCGTTCTCCAACCCGGTCCGCAAGGTCTTCTACAACCTCGCCATCACCGGCCTGTCCATCGCCGTGGCCTTCCTCATCGGCACCATCGAACTGGTCGGCGTCCTGCACGAGAAGTTCGGCCTGCACGACGACGTCACCGGCTGGATCGCCGGCCTCGACCTGGACAACGTCGGCTACCTCATCGTCGGCCTGTTCGTGGTGGTGTGGGCGGCGGCACTTGCGTACTGGCGGCTGGCCCGGGTCGAGGAGCGCTGGACGGCCTCCGCCACCGCCGCCGAGTAG
- a CDS encoding glycoside hydrolase family 13 protein: protein MADLSPDLSSRNPDWWRQAVIYQVYPRSFADADGDGLGDLRGIAERMDHVAALGVDALWLSPFYPSELADGGYDVIDPRGVDERLGTLDDFDAVVAEAHRLGLKVVVDIVPNHTSHLHPWFQEALRAGPGSAARERYVFRPGRGAHGELPPSDWQSVFGGSAWRRVPDGEWYLHLFAPEQPDLNWENEEVRADFRTTLRFWSDRGVDGFRVDVAHGLAKDLTEPLRDVGDIGATGEEALPRVAPGSHPYWDRDEVHEIYRDWRKVLDAYSPPRTAVAEAWVPGARRALYARPDELGQAFNFEYLETRWDAEELRDVITASLATARTAGASATWVLSNHDVVRHASRLMLPPGTDPAAWLLSHGTAPAVDPAAGLRRARAATLLMLALPGSAYLYQGEELGLPEVADLPTEVLQDPIWEQTGHVRKGRDGCRVPLPWTTTGPSYGFGPGAGWLPQPASFAAYAVEAQAGAEGSTLELYRTALRLRRKLLEGETLAWTPDAPAGVLDFARTEGWRNVTNLGADPVRLPPGEILLASTSLPADRTLPPDTTVWLA, encoded by the coding sequence ATGGCAGACCTCTCGCCGGACCTCTCGTCCAGGAACCCCGACTGGTGGCGGCAGGCCGTCATCTACCAGGTCTATCCGCGCAGTTTCGCCGACGCCGACGGTGACGGGCTCGGTGACCTGCGGGGCATCGCCGAGCGGATGGACCACGTGGCCGCGCTCGGCGTGGACGCCCTGTGGCTGAGCCCCTTCTACCCCTCCGAACTCGCCGACGGCGGCTACGACGTCATCGACCCGCGCGGGGTCGACGAGCGCCTCGGCACGCTGGACGACTTCGACGCCGTGGTCGCCGAGGCGCACCGGCTCGGGCTCAAGGTCGTCGTGGACATCGTCCCCAACCACACCTCACACCTGCACCCCTGGTTCCAGGAGGCGCTGCGCGCCGGGCCCGGCTCGGCCGCCCGGGAGCGCTACGTCTTCCGGCCGGGGCGCGGGGCGCACGGCGAACTGCCGCCCAGCGACTGGCAGTCGGTGTTCGGCGGCAGCGCCTGGCGGCGGGTGCCGGACGGGGAGTGGTACCTGCACCTCTTCGCACCGGAGCAGCCCGACCTCAACTGGGAGAACGAGGAGGTCCGCGCCGACTTCCGCACCACCCTGCGGTTCTGGTCGGACCGGGGTGTGGACGGTTTCCGCGTCGACGTCGCCCACGGCCTGGCCAAGGACCTCACCGAGCCGCTGCGGGACGTCGGCGACATCGGTGCGACCGGCGAGGAGGCGCTGCCCCGGGTGGCGCCGGGCAGCCACCCGTACTGGGACCGCGACGAGGTCCACGAGATCTACCGCGACTGGCGCAAGGTCCTCGACGCCTACAGTCCGCCCCGCACGGCCGTCGCCGAGGCCTGGGTGCCGGGCGCCCGCCGCGCCCTGTACGCCCGCCCGGACGAGCTGGGCCAGGCGTTCAACTTCGAGTACCTGGAGACGCGCTGGGACGCCGAGGAACTGCGGGACGTCATCACCGCCTCGCTGGCCACGGCCCGGACCGCCGGTGCCTCCGCGACCTGGGTGCTGTCCAACCACGACGTCGTACGGCACGCCTCCCGGCTCATGCTGCCGCCCGGCACCGACCCGGCCGCCTGGCTGCTCTCCCACGGCACCGCGCCCGCGGTCGACCCGGCGGCCGGCCTGCGCCGGGCGCGGGCGGCGACCCTGCTGATGCTGGCGCTGCCCGGTTCGGCGTACCTCTACCAGGGCGAGGAACTCGGCCTGCCCGAGGTCGCCGACCTGCCCACCGAGGTGCTCCAGGACCCGATCTGGGAGCAGACCGGCCATGTCCGCAAGGGCCGCGACGGCTGCCGGGTGCCGCTGCCGTGGACGACGACCGGACCGTCGTACGGCTTCGGGCCCGGGGCGGGCTGGCTGCCGCAGCCGGCGTCGTTCGCGGCGTACGCCGTCGAGGCGCAGGCCGGCGCCGAGGGCTCCACGCTGGAGCTGTACCGCACGGCGCTGCGGCTGCGCCGCAAGCTGCTGGAGGGGGAGACGCTGGCCTGGACGCCGGACGCGCCCGCCGGCGTGCTGGACTTCGCCCGCACCGAGGGCTGGCGCAACGTCACCAACCTCGGCGCGGACCCGGTCCGGCTGCCGCCGGGCGAGATCCTGCTGGCCAGCACTTCCCTGCCGGCGGACAGGACCCTCCCGCCGGACACCACCGTGTGGCTGGCCTAA
- a CDS encoding DUF4142 domain-containing protein, producing MGGAMALTLTALAYPGMLGLDKVSTAQDRVIANTQWGPLTEQDRDFVVKVRAAGLWEYPVGQIGLQKGGSKSVITASQHLIDGHAALDTTCRKIAPMLNITLPNVASPQQQGFVNTLKSDTGKQFDTDFANILRMTHGSIFNAIAKIRSTTKNSLIRALADQANDTVLDHMTVMEKTGLVDFDQTLFQQTTPPKLPNSDLTPPAPAPGQPEVVLTPPPTATSTPVDISGIVGGGAPAAGASPNPGPTGG from the coding sequence GTGGGCGGTGCGATGGCCCTGACCCTCACCGCCCTCGCCTACCCGGGCATGCTCGGCCTGGACAAGGTCTCCACCGCCCAGGACCGCGTCATCGCCAACACCCAGTGGGGACCGCTCACCGAGCAGGACCGGGACTTCGTGGTGAAGGTGCGGGCAGCGGGACTGTGGGAGTACCCCGTGGGTCAGATCGGCTTGCAGAAGGGCGGCTCCAAGTCGGTCATCACGGCCAGCCAGCACCTGATCGACGGGCACGCGGCCCTGGACACCACCTGCCGCAAGATCGCGCCGATGCTGAACATCACGCTGCCCAACGTGGCCAGCCCCCAGCAGCAGGGCTTCGTGAACACGCTGAAGTCGGACACCGGCAAGCAGTTCGACACCGACTTCGCCAACATCCTGCGGATGACGCACGGCTCGATCTTCAACGCGATCGCGAAGATCCGCTCCACCACCAAGAACTCGCTGATCCGGGCCCTCGCCGACCAGGCCAACGACACCGTGCTCGACCACATGACCGTGATGGAGAAGACGGGCCTGGTCGACTTCGACCAGACCCTCTTCCAGCAGACCACCCCGCCGAAGCTGCCCAACTCGGACCTGACCCCGCCGGCCCCGGCCCCCGGCCAGCCGGAGGTGGTGCTCACCCCGCCGCCGACCGCGACCTCCACCCCGGTGGACATCAGCGGCATCGTCGGAGGCGGCGCCCCGGCTGCGGGGGCGAGCCCGAACCCGGGCCCGACGGGGGGTTAG
- a CDS encoding DUF6445 family protein: MSPQPPPRMPAALPVLPYRKPTEGRDYWVLDDVLPGVDAVRQRCLDKDDWVEGHPYTSETWPGLRAMPGLEPGELARIERLVRKATGAKELWVQQAPGGGTLNHNCVQVVGEGEGEPRPHTDSRALCRYAAVLYLNPDVPKDCGTSFHRQSLPGGRLGGNVVQAPHTNLVEALGTRYVTPDAFEEDVRVPHKYNRLLLYHANLVHSATGYFGRTLAEKRMTAVFFWMA; this comes from the coding sequence ATGTCCCCACAGCCCCCGCCCCGCATGCCGGCCGCGCTGCCCGTCCTGCCCTACCGCAAGCCCACCGAGGGCCGCGACTACTGGGTGCTGGACGACGTCCTGCCCGGCGTCGACGCGGTACGGCAGCGGTGCCTGGACAAGGACGACTGGGTGGAGGGGCATCCGTACACCTCCGAGACCTGGCCCGGGCTGCGCGCCATGCCCGGCCTCGAACCGGGGGAGCTGGCCCGCATCGAGCGGCTGGTGAGGAAGGCGACCGGGGCGAAGGAGCTGTGGGTGCAGCAGGCGCCCGGCGGCGGCACCCTCAACCACAACTGCGTCCAGGTGGTCGGCGAGGGCGAGGGCGAGCCCCGCCCGCACACCGACTCCCGCGCCCTGTGCCGGTACGCGGCCGTGCTCTACCTCAACCCGGACGTGCCCAAGGACTGCGGCACCAGTTTCCACCGCCAGTCCCTGCCCGGCGGCCGGCTCGGCGGCAACGTCGTCCAGGCCCCGCACACCAACCTCGTCGAGGCCCTCGGCACCCGCTACGTCACCCCGGACGCCTTCGAGGAGGACGTCCGCGTCCCGCACAAGTACAACCGTCTGCTCCTCTACCACGCCAACCTGGTGCACAGCGCCACCGGTTACTTCGGCCGCACGCTGGCGGAGAAGCGCATGACGGCGGTGTTCTTCTGGATGGCCTGA
- a CDS encoding DUF4328 domain-containing protein, translating to MGHEDAPTAWEERAAGQATPFRDVRVTGRLAVAGLLLAGAAWVVRGVWEARLALAGEPASGPPDQGGGVHRPLTALEDSYHLVTSLGGGAVLICALLFLSWVVRLRDNARALSGRASKYAGIWVYAGWIVPVVNLWFPRGIVADAFRGSAPGRRLPASVNVWWGLWLLGMLSGVGIVYEDSTDEIIARAYTGVWPLLASDAAVVGAAVAGAFAVRAVTAVQVARMREAAAPRLPQPV from the coding sequence ATGGGGCACGAGGACGCGCCGACCGCGTGGGAGGAGCGGGCCGCCGGGCAGGCGACGCCGTTCCGGGACGTCCGGGTGACGGGGCGGCTGGCCGTCGCCGGGCTGCTGCTCGCGGGCGCCGCCTGGGTGGTGCGCGGCGTGTGGGAGGCGCGGCTGGCACTCGCCGGCGAGCCCGCCTCGGGGCCGCCGGACCAGGGCGGGGGGGTGCACCGGCCGCTCACCGCGCTGGAGGACTCGTACCACCTCGTCACGTCCCTCGGCGGCGGCGCCGTGCTGATCTGCGCCCTGCTCTTCCTCTCCTGGGTGGTGCGGCTGCGGGACAACGCGCGTGCCCTGTCCGGACGGGCGTCCAAGTACGCCGGCATCTGGGTGTACGCGGGCTGGATCGTCCCGGTCGTCAACCTGTGGTTCCCGCGCGGCATCGTCGCCGACGCGTTCCGCGGTTCCGCCCCGGGGCGCCGGCTGCCCGCCTCCGTGAACGTGTGGTGGGGGCTCTGGCTGCTCGGGATGCTCAGCGGGGTGGGCATCGTCTACGAGGACTCCACCGACGAGATCATCGCCCGTGCCTACACCGGGGTGTGGCCGCTGCTGGCCAGCGACGCGGCGGTCGTCGGTGCCGCCGTCGCGGGCGCGTTCGCCGTGCGGGCGGTCACCGCCGTCCAGGTGGCACGGATGCGGGAGGCCGCCGCACCGCGGCTGCCCCAGCCGGTGTGA
- a CDS encoding SDR family NAD(P)-dependent oxidoreductase, which translates to MSSVAIVGAGPGLGAAVARRFGREGFAVGLVARDRGRLDLIAEELAAEGITARGFPADVRRPEELAAALDRLADALGTVEVLQYSPVPHRDFMRPVLATGPRDLVGPIEFSVYGPVAAVQQVLPGMRRLGRGTILFVNGGSAAVPHPERAGTSIAFAAESAYGRLLHDRLAGEGIHVAQLVIPGAITVGHARKDPDVLAQTLWTVHRERHGFRHYADDLDS; encoded by the coding sequence ATGAGCAGTGTCGCCATCGTGGGAGCCGGGCCGGGGCTCGGGGCCGCCGTCGCGCGGCGGTTCGGACGCGAGGGGTTCGCGGTCGGGCTGGTCGCCCGGGACCGGGGCAGGCTGGACCTGATCGCCGAGGAACTCGCGGCCGAGGGGATCACCGCGCGCGGCTTCCCCGCCGACGTGCGCCGGCCGGAGGAGCTGGCCGCGGCGCTGGACCGGCTCGCCGACGCCCTCGGGACCGTCGAGGTGCTCCAGTACAGCCCGGTGCCGCACCGCGACTTCATGCGGCCCGTGCTGGCCACCGGGCCCCGGGACCTGGTGGGGCCGATCGAGTTCTCCGTGTACGGGCCGGTGGCCGCCGTGCAGCAGGTGCTGCCGGGGATGCGGCGGCTCGGGCGCGGCACGATCCTGTTCGTCAACGGCGGGAGCGCGGCCGTACCCCACCCCGAGCGGGCCGGCACCTCGATCGCCTTCGCCGCGGAGAGCGCCTACGGCAGGCTGCTGCACGACCGGCTGGCGGGGGAGGGCATCCACGTGGCCCAGCTGGTGATCCCGGGGGCCATCACCGTGGGGCACGCCCGCAAGGACCCGGACGTGCTCGCGCAGACCCTGTGGACCGTCCACCGGGAACGGCACGGCTTCCGCCACTACGCCGACGACCTCGACAGCTGA
- a CDS encoding MIP/aquaporin family protein: protein MAVEIPPIVKPSRLRSRGGLLGECLAEFLGTFVLISFGCGVVAMAVAALPGSGRAATPITIFLAAGDWLLITWGWALAVMLGVYVAGGVSGAHLNPAVTLAMAIRRGFPWPKVLPYWFSQVVGAFTGAALVYLVYHSAIHAYDSAAPGPKVNGHTNATFSIFATFPAPYFHGGVWGPLIDQIVGTAFLLMLIAAVIDLRNQAVKANLGPLIVGFVVAAIGMSYGANAGYAINPARDFGPRLFTFAEGWDGLAFPGSVAGSFSAYWWIPIVGPLIGGAIGILIYDLFIGDVLLVRAELAEPPEPGRSTPVRTSDEE from the coding sequence ATGGCTGTGGAAATCCCTCCGATCGTCAAGCCTTCCCGGCTCAGAAGCAGGGGCGGCCTGCTGGGCGAGTGCCTGGCGGAGTTCCTCGGGACCTTCGTCCTCATCTCCTTCGGCTGCGGTGTGGTCGCGATGGCGGTCGCCGCGCTGCCCGGCTCCGGCCGGGCCGCCACCCCCATCACGATCTTCCTCGCCGCCGGCGACTGGCTGCTCATCACCTGGGGCTGGGCCCTGGCCGTCATGCTCGGCGTCTACGTCGCCGGCGGCGTCAGCGGTGCCCACCTCAACCCGGCGGTCACCCTGGCGATGGCCATCCGCCGCGGATTCCCGTGGCCCAAGGTCCTGCCCTACTGGTTCTCGCAGGTCGTCGGCGCCTTCACCGGGGCGGCCCTGGTCTACCTCGTCTACCACAGCGCCATCCACGCCTACGACAGCGCGGCGCCGGGGCCGAAGGTGAACGGGCACACGAACGCCACCTTCTCCATCTTCGCGACCTTCCCGGCCCCGTACTTCCACGGCGGCGTCTGGGGCCCGCTGATCGACCAGATCGTCGGCACGGCCTTCCTGCTCATGCTGATCGCCGCCGTCATCGACCTGCGCAACCAGGCCGTGAAGGCCAACCTGGGACCGCTGATCGTGGGCTTCGTCGTCGCCGCCATCGGCATGTCCTACGGCGCCAACGCGGGCTACGCCATCAACCCCGCCCGCGACTTCGGACCGCGCCTGTTCACCTTCGCGGAGGGCTGGGACGGCCTGGCCTTCCCGGGGAGCGTGGCCGGCTCGTTCAGCGCCTACTGGTGGATCCCGATCGTCGGGCCGCTGATCGGCGGTGCGATCGGGATCCTGATCTACGACCTCTTCATCGGCGACGTCCTGCTGGTGCGGGCCGAGCTGGCCGAGCCGCCCGAACCCGGCCGGTCGACCCCGGTGCGCACCAGCGACGAGGAGTAG
- a CDS encoding FG-GAP-like repeat-containing protein: MKHPLRGGTALAALFLAGLTAPVLSGPAAAAPSGLPGDFNGDGYRDVAVAAPAATVNGRSWAGRVAVVYGTASGLNPAKHQLISQNSAGIPGSAEKDDEFGRSLAVADLNRDGYSDLVVGAPREKAGSAEDAGTVVIVWGSRSGLSGGTTVKNPQTLYGSYFGLGIAAGDFTGDGKPDLAISAQGDSGTSSWRIRLIRGPFTKSGTTGRVSSSTPGIDQPQLTAGRVGGDTRADLVVTGRKPNGHPLATAVYYKGTPDGIAKAASLRTATTAAIGDLNKDGYGDIVLGNPLDADRDPSGSTGGRIHIVYGTSSGPSATRRVSLTQDTAGVPDSAEAGDDFGEALAIGDFDRDGYGDLAVGAPGESFGDDAHYLGSAGAITLLRGSASGVTTTRAVHLTQDSPGVPGAAEGGDGFGQALLASDVGRDGRADLTAVAYGENDPEGAVWHLPGAAATLYSTTASATFGPTKVGLPARTYTDFGSGLAG; the protein is encoded by the coding sequence GTGAAGCACCCCCTGCGCGGAGGTACCGCGCTCGCCGCCCTGTTCCTCGCGGGCCTGACCGCGCCGGTCCTGTCCGGCCCCGCCGCCGCGGCACCCTCCGGCCTGCCCGGCGACTTCAACGGGGACGGCTACCGGGACGTGGCCGTCGCGGCCCCGGCCGCCACCGTGAACGGCAGGTCGTGGGCCGGCCGGGTGGCCGTGGTCTACGGCACCGCGTCCGGCCTGAACCCCGCCAAGCACCAGCTGATCAGCCAGAACAGCGCGGGCATCCCCGGCAGCGCGGAGAAGGACGACGAGTTCGGCCGCTCACTCGCCGTCGCAGACCTCAACCGCGACGGCTACAGCGACCTGGTCGTCGGCGCCCCGCGCGAGAAGGCGGGCAGCGCCGAGGACGCGGGTACGGTCGTCATCGTCTGGGGCTCCCGGTCGGGCCTGTCCGGCGGTACGACGGTGAAGAACCCCCAGACCCTCTACGGCAGTTACTTCGGCCTGGGCATCGCGGCGGGCGACTTCACCGGCGACGGCAAGCCCGACCTGGCGATCTCCGCGCAGGGCGACTCGGGCACGTCCAGCTGGCGGATCCGGCTGATCCGCGGTCCGTTCACCAAGTCCGGCACCACGGGCAGGGTCTCCTCCTCCACCCCGGGCATCGACCAGCCGCAGCTCACCGCGGGCCGGGTCGGCGGCGACACCCGGGCCGACCTGGTGGTCACCGGCCGCAAGCCGAACGGCCACCCGCTGGCCACCGCCGTCTACTACAAGGGCACCCCCGACGGCATCGCCAAGGCGGCGAGCCTGCGCACCGCCACGACGGCGGCGATCGGCGACCTGAACAAGGACGGCTACGGCGACATCGTCCTCGGCAACCCGCTGGACGCCGACCGTGATCCCTCCGGCTCCACCGGCGGCAGGATCCACATCGTCTACGGCACCTCGTCCGGCCCGAGCGCCACCCGCCGCGTCTCCCTCACCCAGGACACGGCCGGGGTGCCCGACTCCGCCGAGGCGGGGGACGACTTCGGCGAGGCGCTGGCGATCGGCGACTTCGACAGGGACGGCTACGGGGACCTCGCGGTCGGCGCGCCCGGTGAGAGCTTCGGCGACGACGCGCACTACCTGGGGTCCGCCGGCGCGATCACCCTGCTGCGCGGCTCGGCCTCCGGCGTGACCACCACGCGCGCGGTGCACCTGACCCAGGACAGCCCCGGCGTGCCGGGCGCCGCGGAGGGGGGCGACGGCTTCGGGCAGGCCCTGCTCGCCTCGGACGTGGGCCGCGACGGCCGCGCCGACCTGACGGCCGTCGCCTACGGCGAGAACGACCCCGAGGGGGCCGTGTGGCACCTGCCCGGCGCGGCCGCCACGCTGTACTCCACCACGGCGTCCGCCACCTTCGGCCCCACCAAGGTGGGCCTGCCCGCGAGGACGTACACGGACTTCGGGTCCGGCCTGGCGGGCTAG